The genomic DNA ATGTTGTTACGGATGTACCTGCGTTGGGCGGAGCGTCGGGGATTTTTAACCGAGATCCAAGACCTTCAGCCGGGAGAAGAAGCCGGAATTAGCCGAGCAACGATCCGGATTGTTGGCGAAAATGCCTACGGTTATGCAAAGGCGGAGCGGGGAGTTCACCGCTTGGTACGGATTAGTCCTTTTGATGCCAATAAACGCCGGCATACCTCCTTTTGTTCGGTCGATGTGATTGCGGAAATTGAGGATGATGACGAGATCGAGATCAAGGATGACGAGTTGCGCATCGACACCTACCGTTCCAGCGGGAAGGGCGGTCAGCACGTCAATAAGACGGAGTCCGCGATCCGCATCACACACCTACCGACGGGGATTGTTGTGACCTGCCAGAATGAGCGTTCGCAGTACAAAAACAAAGAGGCGGCGATGAAGGCCCTTCGCTCTCGGCTCTACGAGCGCCAGGAAGACGCAAAACGGAGTGAACGCGAAAAGATGTACGGCGAGAAGGGTGAGATTGGCTGGGGTAATCAAATCCGCAGCTACGTTTTTCAGCCCTACCAGATGGTGAAAGATCTCCGGACGGGGATCGAAACCGGCAATCTACAAGCGGTAATGGATGGCGACCTTGATCTTTTCATTAACGGCTGGCTCAAAGCTGGTTGCCCCAAGGACCGCCAGCAGGGTGTGTCTGTAGAGGAATAGAGGAGGATTTATGTGTCTTGCTTTCGAAAAAATCCCTATCCTCGGAATGTTCCACGTGGAACAATGTACTTTGGGATAGCCGCAAGAATATTTGCATGATCCTAAAAATTCAATGCGTCGCCTAGGGCATGTTTGACGAATTCTAGCGTTTGAGAGGCCGTTCCTAAGGATACAGGAGTTACAAATTTGATTGCCATATGCCCTTCAGTGTAAGTT from Verrucomicrobiota bacterium includes the following:
- the prfB gene encoding peptide chain release factor 2, producing MVPPEIVAISEDLQRRIQALERFVAVDTKRAQIQTLERAMEAPNFWNDPERAQFVNRELRSLKNLIEPMVSLRQKIRDWSDLLELLKEESDDEVLLQELQAEAPALMNTLETLELSSFLSGKHDRCNAFLSIHAGAGGTESCDWADMLLRMYLRWAERRGFLTEIQDLQPGEEAGISRATIRIVGENAYGYAKAERGVHRLVRISPFDANKRRHTSFCSVDVIAEIEDDDEIEIKDDELRIDTYRSSGKGGQHVNKTESAIRITHLPTGIVVTCQNERSQYKNKEAAMKALRSRLYERQEDAKRSEREKMYGEKGEIGWGNQIRSYVFQPYQMVKDLRTGIETGNLQAVMDGDLDLFINGWLKAGCPKDRQQGVSVEE